One region of Drosophila kikkawai strain 14028-0561.14 chromosome 2R, DkikHiC1v2, whole genome shotgun sequence genomic DNA includes:
- the Wnt2 gene encoding protein Wnt-2 isoform X2, translating into MLCGRIPGLTLGQRHMCGEMPEALIALGEGHQLGAQECQQQFRGHRWNCSKVWQANVFAHVIPTASREAAYTYAIASAGAAYAVTAACARGNISTCGCDVRHKSAPAASGGGAPDEPWKWGGCSADVDFGMRYARRFMDARELERDARTLMNLHNNRAGRTLVKKMLRTDCKCHGVSGSCVMKTCWKSLPPFRLIGDKLMTKYQKAKTVQAVKGKRGLRLVLSRKKHTGAARAQKPVLDWPKRMELVYLEASPNYCERSLQSGSQGTGGRICQRNGHGPGSCDLLCCGRGHNTQHIRRSRQCHCQFRWCCEVKCEECDESYEEFTCK; encoded by the exons ATGCTCTGCGGCCGGATACCGGGCCTGACGCTCGGCCAGCGTCACATGTGCGGCGAGATGCCAGAAGCCCTGATCGCCCTGGGCGAGGGCCACCAGCTGGGCGCCCAGGAGTGCCAGCAGCAGTTCCGTGGACACCGCTGGAACTGTTCCAAGGTGTGGCAGGCCAATGTCTTTGCCCATGTTATACCCACAG CTTCGCGTGAGGCAGCCTACACCTATGCGATAGCCAGCGCCGGAGCTGCTTATGCGGTGACTGCCGCCTGTGCCCGCGGCAACATCTCCACCTGCGGCTGCGATGTGCGTCACAAGTCTGCGCCAGCTGCTTCAGGCGGAGGAGCGCCCGACGAGCCCTGGAAATGGGGCGGTTGCTCTGCAGATGTGGACTTTGGGATGCGGTATGCGCGAAGATTCATGGATGCCCGGGAACTAGAGCGCGATGCCCGCACCCTGATGAATCTGCACAACAATCGGGCGGGGAGAACG ctgGTAAAGAAGATGCTGCGCACGGACTGCAAGTGCCATGGCGTCAGCGGGTCCTGCGTGATGAAGACCTGCTGGAAGAGCCTGCCGCCCTTTCGCCTGATTGGCGACAAGCTCATGACAAAGTATCAAAAAGCCAAAACTGTTCAAGCCGTCAAAGGCAAACGTGGACTGAGATTAGTATTAAGCAG AAAGAAGCATACCGGTGCCGCTCGTGCCCAGAAACCGGTTCTCGACTGGCCCAAGCGCATGGAGCTGGTGTATCTGGAGGCTTCGCCCAACTACTGCGAACGCAGCCTTCAGTCGGGCAGCCAGGGGACTGGCGGTAGGATTTGCCAGCGGAATGGCCATGGTCCTGGCAGCTGTGACCTGCTCTGCTGCGGACGTGGCCACAACACACAGCACATCCGGCGGAGCAGGCAATGTCACTGCCAGTTTCGTTGGTGCTGTGAGGTCAAGTGCGAGGAGTGCGACGAGAGCTACGAGGAGTTCACCTGTAAATAG
- the Wnt2 gene encoding protein Wnt-2 isoform X1 produces the protein MWKIHNKLLIYILWIMEIRLVSSFTSAMLCGRIPGLTLGQRHMCGEMPEALIALGEGHQLGAQECQQQFRGHRWNCSKVWQANVFAHVIPTASREAAYTYAIASAGAAYAVTAACARGNISTCGCDVRHKSAPAASGGGAPDEPWKWGGCSADVDFGMRYARRFMDARELERDARTLMNLHNNRAGRTLVKKMLRTDCKCHGVSGSCVMKTCWKSLPPFRLIGDKLMTKYQKAKTVQAVKGKRGLRLVLSRKKHTGAARAQKPVLDWPKRMELVYLEASPNYCERSLQSGSQGTGGRICQRNGHGPGSCDLLCCGRGHNTQHIRRSRQCHCQFRWCCEVKCEECDESYEEFTCK, from the exons ATTAGTGTCCAGCTTTACATCCGCCATGCTCTGCGGCCGGATACCGGGCCTGACGCTCGGCCAGCGTCACATGTGCGGCGAGATGCCAGAAGCCCTGATCGCCCTGGGCGAGGGCCACCAGCTGGGCGCCCAGGAGTGCCAGCAGCAGTTCCGTGGACACCGCTGGAACTGTTCCAAGGTGTGGCAGGCCAATGTCTTTGCCCATGTTATACCCACAG CTTCGCGTGAGGCAGCCTACACCTATGCGATAGCCAGCGCCGGAGCTGCTTATGCGGTGACTGCCGCCTGTGCCCGCGGCAACATCTCCACCTGCGGCTGCGATGTGCGTCACAAGTCTGCGCCAGCTGCTTCAGGCGGAGGAGCGCCCGACGAGCCCTGGAAATGGGGCGGTTGCTCTGCAGATGTGGACTTTGGGATGCGGTATGCGCGAAGATTCATGGATGCCCGGGAACTAGAGCGCGATGCCCGCACCCTGATGAATCTGCACAACAATCGGGCGGGGAGAACG ctgGTAAAGAAGATGCTGCGCACGGACTGCAAGTGCCATGGCGTCAGCGGGTCCTGCGTGATGAAGACCTGCTGGAAGAGCCTGCCGCCCTTTCGCCTGATTGGCGACAAGCTCATGACAAAGTATCAAAAAGCCAAAACTGTTCAAGCCGTCAAAGGCAAACGTGGACTGAGATTAGTATTAAGCAG AAAGAAGCATACCGGTGCCGCTCGTGCCCAGAAACCGGTTCTCGACTGGCCCAAGCGCATGGAGCTGGTGTATCTGGAGGCTTCGCCCAACTACTGCGAACGCAGCCTTCAGTCGGGCAGCCAGGGGACTGGCGGTAGGATTTGCCAGCGGAATGGCCATGGTCCTGGCAGCTGTGACCTGCTCTGCTGCGGACGTGGCCACAACACACAGCACATCCGGCGGAGCAGGCAATGTCACTGCCAGTTTCGTTGGTGCTGTGAGGTCAAGTGCGAGGAGTGCGACGAGAGCTACGAGGAGTTCACCTGTAAATAG